One window of the Mycobacterium haemophilum DSM 44634 genome contains the following:
- the prcB gene encoding proteasome subunit beta produces the protein MTWSFPDRLSTNSALPGISVVNQSSFADLLRRQAPELLPASLGGEQSGGGASAQLPHGTTIVALKYPGGVVIAGDRRSTQGNMIAGRDVRKVYITDDYTATGIAGTAAVAVEFARLYAVELEHYEKLEGVPLTFAGKVNRLAIMVRGNLAAAMQGLVALPLLAGYDIHAADPQSAGRIVSFDAAGGWNVEEEGYQSVGSGSIFAKSSIKKLYSQISDADSALRVAIEALYDAADDDSATGGPDLVRGIYPTAVTIGAEGAADVPESRIAELAREIIESRSRADTLGSDGGSQK, from the coding sequence GTGACCTGGTCGTTTCCTGATCGCCTGTCCACCAACTCGGCACTTCCCGGAATCTCAGTCGTAAATCAGTCCTCGTTCGCCGACCTGCTGCGCCGGCAGGCGCCGGAATTGCTACCGGCGAGCCTCGGCGGCGAGCAATCCGGCGGTGGCGCCAGTGCCCAGCTGCCGCATGGGACGACGATCGTTGCGCTGAAATACCCCGGCGGTGTCGTCATCGCCGGCGATCGGCGTTCCACGCAAGGCAACATGATCGCTGGGCGCGATGTGCGCAAGGTGTACATCACCGATGACTACACCGCCACCGGTATCGCCGGCACCGCTGCCGTCGCGGTCGAGTTCGCCCGCCTCTACGCGGTCGAGCTCGAGCACTACGAGAAGCTCGAAGGCGTGCCGCTCACGTTTGCCGGCAAGGTCAACCGGCTGGCGATCATGGTGCGCGGCAATCTAGCGGCCGCGATGCAGGGGCTGGTGGCGTTGCCGCTGTTGGCGGGCTACGACATTCATGCAGCTGACCCGCAGAGCGCGGGGCGCATCGTCTCCTTCGACGCTGCCGGCGGCTGGAACGTCGAGGAAGAGGGCTACCAGTCGGTGGGGTCGGGGTCGATTTTCGCTAAGTCATCGATCAAAAAGTTGTATTCGCAGATCTCCGATGCCGATTCCGCATTGCGGGTAGCCATCGAGGCGCTCTACGACGCTGCCGACGACGATTCCGCTACCGGCGGGCCGGATTTGGTCCGCGGCATCTACCCCACGGCGGTCACTATCGGCGCGGAGGGCGCCGCTGACGTGCCGGAAAGCCGGATCGCCGAACTTGCCCGCGAGATTATCGAAAGCCGTTCGCGCGCAGACACTCTTGGCTCCGACGGCGGGAGTCAGAAGTGA
- a CDS encoding ubiquitin-like protein Pup, whose amino-acid sequence MAQEQTKRGGGGGDDDELASSTAAGQERREKLTEETDDLLDEIDDVLEENAEDFVRAYVQKGGQ is encoded by the coding sequence ATGGCTCAAGAGCAGACCAAGCGTGGTGGCGGCGGCGGTGATGACGACGAGCTCGCCAGCAGCACGGCCGCGGGCCAGGAGCGTCGCGAGAAGCTGACCGAGGAGACCGACGACCTGCTCGACGAGATTGACGACGTCCTTGAGGAGAATGCGGAAGACTTTGTTCGGGCGTACGTCCAAAAGGGCGGACAGTGA
- the dop gene encoding pup deamidase/depupylase gives MQRIIGTEVEYGISSPSDPTANPILTSTQAVLAYAAAAGIQRAKRTRWDYEVESPLRDARGFDLSRSAGPPPVVDADEVGAANMILTNGARLYVDHAHPEYSAPECTDPLDAVIWDKAGERVMEAAARHVASVPGAAKLQLYKNNVDGKGASYGSHENYLMSRQTPFSAIIAGLTPFLVSRQVVTGSGRVGIGPSGDEPGFQLSQRSDYIEVEVGLETTLKRGIINTRDEPHADADRYRRLHVIIGDANLAETSTYLKLGTTALVLDLIEEGPAHGIDLTDLTLARPVHAVHAISRDASLRATVALVDGRELTGLALQRIYLDRVAKLVDSRDPDPRAADIVETWAHVLDQLERDPMDCAELLDWPAKLRLLEGFRQRENLNWSAPRLHLVDLQYSDVRLDKGLYNRLVARGSMKRLVTEHQVLRAVNNPPTDTRAYFRGECLRRFGADIAAASWDSVIFDLGGDSLVRIPTLEPLRGSKAHVGALLDSVDSAAELVEQLTS, from the coding sequence ATGCAACGGATTATCGGGACGGAGGTCGAGTACGGCATTTCGTCGCCGTCGGACCCGACCGCCAACCCGATCCTCACCTCGACGCAAGCGGTCCTGGCCTACGCCGCCGCCGCCGGCATCCAGCGTGCCAAACGCACCCGCTGGGACTACGAGGTGGAATCGCCGTTGCGTGACGCCCGAGGCTTCGACCTGAGCCGCTCAGCGGGACCGCCGCCGGTGGTCGACGCCGACGAAGTAGGTGCGGCCAACATGATCTTGACCAACGGGGCGCGGCTCTACGTCGACCACGCGCACCCGGAATACTCGGCCCCCGAGTGCACCGACCCGCTGGACGCGGTGATCTGGGACAAGGCCGGAGAGCGGGTGATGGAAGCCGCTGCCCGGCATGTCGCCAGCGTGCCGGGAGCCGCCAAACTGCAGTTGTACAAGAACAACGTTGACGGCAAGGGCGCCTCCTACGGGTCGCACGAGAACTACCTAATGTCGCGGCAGACGCCGTTTTCGGCCATCATCGCTGGGCTGACGCCGTTTCTGGTGTCTCGCCAGGTAGTCACCGGCTCGGGGCGGGTCGGCATCGGGCCCTCCGGTGACGAGCCGGGCTTTCAGCTGTCCCAGCGCTCCGACTACATCGAGGTCGAGGTCGGTCTGGAGACCACGCTGAAACGCGGCATCATTAACACCCGCGACGAACCGCACGCCGACGCCGATAGGTACCGCCGGCTGCATGTCATCATCGGTGACGCCAACCTCGCCGAGACGTCGACCTACCTCAAGTTGGGCACCACGGCGCTGGTGCTGGACCTGATCGAGGAAGGCCCGGCGCACGGGATAGACCTGACCGACCTCACGCTGGCCCGGCCGGTGCACGCCGTCCATGCGATAAGCCGCGATGCATCGCTGCGGGCCACCGTGGCGCTGGTCGACGGCCGTGAACTGACCGGCCTTGCGCTGCAACGGATTTACCTCGACCGAGTAGCGAAGCTGGTCGACAGCCGCGACCCCGACCCCCGCGCCGCCGACATCGTGGAAACCTGGGCGCACGTGCTTGACCAGCTGGAGCGCGACCCGATGGACTGCGCTGAGCTGCTGGACTGGCCGGCCAAGCTGCGGCTACTGGAAGGTTTTCGGCAGCGAGAGAACCTGAACTGGTCGGCCCCGCGGCTGCACCTCGTCGACCTGCAATATTCCGACGTCCGGCTGGACAAGGGGCTGTACAACCGGCTGGTCGCCCGCGGCTCGATGAAACGTCTGGTCACCGAACACCAGGTGCTCAGGGCGGTGAACAACCCGCCGACCGACACTCGCGCGTATTTTCGCGGCGAATGCCTGCGTCGGTTCGGGGCCGACATCGCCGCGGCCAGCTGGGACTCGGTGATCTTTGACCTCGGCGGTGACTCGCTGGTTCGGATCCCGACCTTGGAGCCGTTGCGTGGCAGCAAAGCCCATGTCGGAGCGCTGTTGGACTCGGTGGACAGCGCTGCGGAATTGGTGGAGCAACTGACCAGCTGA
- the arc gene encoding proteasome ATPase has translation MGDSERSEAFSTPRETDMSSGDAAELEQLRREAAVLREQLEHAVGPHGSARSARDVHQLEARIDSLAARNSKLMETLKEARQQLLALREEVDRLGQPPSGYGVLLAAHDDETVDVFTSGRKMRLTCSPNIEVASLRKGQTVRLNEALTVVEAGTFEAVGEVSTLREILADGHRALVVGHADEERIVWLAEPLVAEDLPDGFPLDDGALNDDSRPRKLRPGDSLLVDTKAGYAFERIPKAEVEDLVLEEVPDVSYQDIGGLTRQIEQIRDAVELPFLHKELYREYALRPPKGVLLYGPPGCGKTLIAKAVANSLAKKMAEVRGDDAREAKSYFLNIKGPELLNKFVGETERHIRLIFQRAREKASEGTPVIVFFDEMDSIFRTRGTGVSSDVETTVVPQLLSEIDGVEGLENVIVIGASNREDMIDPAILRPGRLDVKIKIERPDAEAAQDIYSKYLTESLPVHADDLAEFDGDRAACIKAMIEKVVDRMYAEIDDNRFLEVTYANGDKEVMYFKDFNSGAMIQNVVDRAKKNAIKSVLETGQPGLRIQHLLDSIVDEFAENEDLPNTTNPDDWARISGKKGERIVYIRTLVTGKSSSASRAIDTESNLGQYL, from the coding sequence ATGGGTGACTCAGAGCGTTCTGAAGCATTCAGTACCCCTCGTGAAACGGACATGTCCAGCGGCGATGCTGCCGAATTGGAACAACTACGACGCGAGGCAGCGGTGTTGCGCGAGCAACTCGAGCATGCGGTTGGACCGCATGGGAGTGCCCGCTCTGCCCGCGATGTGCATCAGCTCGAAGCTCGAATCGACTCGCTTGCGGCCCGCAATTCCAAATTAATGGAAACTCTTAAAGAAGCCCGCCAACAACTGTTGGCGCTGCGTGAGGAAGTCGACCGGCTAGGACAGCCGCCCAGCGGCTACGGCGTGCTACTGGCTGCCCACGACGACGAAACGGTCGACGTGTTCACGTCGGGTCGCAAGATGCGGCTGACGTGCTCGCCCAACATTGAGGTCGCGTCGCTGCGGAAGGGCCAGACCGTCCGGCTCAACGAGGCCCTGACGGTCGTCGAGGCCGGCACCTTCGAGGCGGTCGGCGAGGTATCCACCTTGCGGGAGATCTTGGCGGACGGTCACCGCGCGCTGGTCGTCGGTCACGCCGACGAGGAGCGCATCGTTTGGCTGGCTGAGCCACTGGTTGCCGAGGATTTGCCGGACGGCTTTCCCCTTGACGATGGGGCCCTCAACGACGATAGCCGGCCGCGCAAGCTGCGCCCGGGCGACTCGCTGCTGGTCGACACCAAGGCCGGCTATGCCTTCGAACGTATCCCCAAGGCCGAAGTTGAAGACCTGGTGCTAGAAGAGGTACCCGATGTTAGTTACCAGGACATCGGCGGTCTGACCCGCCAGATCGAGCAGATCCGTGATGCCGTGGAGCTGCCGTTCCTGCACAAGGAGTTGTATCGGGAGTACGCGCTGCGCCCGCCCAAAGGGGTGCTGCTCTATGGCCCGCCTGGCTGCGGCAAGACGCTGATCGCCAAGGCGGTGGCCAACTCGCTGGCTAAGAAGATGGCCGAGGTCCGCGGCGACGACGCCCGCGAGGCCAAGTCGTACTTCCTGAACATCAAAGGCCCCGAACTGCTGAACAAGTTCGTCGGCGAGACCGAACGGCACATCCGGCTGATCTTCCAGCGCGCGCGAGAGAAGGCGTCGGAAGGAACGCCGGTGATTGTGTTCTTCGACGAGATGGACTCGATTTTCCGGACCCGCGGCACCGGGGTCTCCTCGGACGTCGAGACCACCGTCGTCCCGCAGCTGCTCAGCGAGATCGACGGGGTGGAAGGCCTCGAGAACGTCATCGTGATCGGCGCCTCCAACCGCGAGGACATGATCGACCCCGCAATCCTGCGGCCCGGGCGTCTCGACGTGAAGATCAAGATTGAGCGGCCCGATGCCGAAGCGGCGCAAGACATCTACTCGAAGTACCTGACCGAGTCGCTGCCGGTGCACGCCGACGACCTCGCCGAGTTCGACGGTGACCGTGCGGCGTGCATCAAGGCCATGATCGAAAAGGTTGTCGACCGGATGTACGCAGAGATCGACGACAACCGGTTCCTGGAAGTCACCTACGCCAACGGGGACAAGGAAGTCATGTACTTCAAGGACTTCAACTCCGGGGCGATGATCCAGAACGTCGTCGACCGGGCGAAGAAGAACGCCATCAAGTCGGTGCTAGAGACCGGTCAACCCGGGCTGCGGATTCAGCACCTGCTCGACTCGATCGTTGACGAGTTCGCCGAGAACGAGGATCTGCCCAACACCACCAACCCCGATGACTGGGCGCGGATTTCGGGCAAGAAGGGCGAGCGGATCGTCTACATCCGCACCTTGGTTACCGGCAAGAGCTCGAGTGCCAGCCGGGCAATTGATACTGAGTCCAACCTCGGCCAGTACCTGTAG
- a CDS encoding DUF503 domain-containing protein, with protein sequence MWIGWLEFDVLLGDVRSLKQKRSLIRPVVAELQRKFGVSAAETGSHDLYRRAGIGVAVVSGDRSHAVDVLDAAERWVAAHPEFDLLSVRRGLHRSEDWSS encoded by the coding sequence ATGTGGATCGGCTGGCTGGAGTTCGATGTGCTGCTGGGCGACGTCCGTTCACTCAAACAAAAGCGGTCGCTAATCCGGCCGGTTGTCGCTGAGCTGCAGCGCAAGTTCGGCGTGTCGGCCGCCGAGACCGGTTCACACGACCTGTATCGACGAGCGGGCATCGGTGTGGCCGTGGTGTCCGGCGACCGCAGCCACGCCGTTGATGTGCTCGATGCCGCCGAACGCTGGGTAGCCGCACACCCCGAGTTCGACCTGCTGTCCGTGCGCCGCGGCCTGCACCGCAGCGAGGATTGGTCCAGCTAG
- the trmI gene encoding tRNA (adenine(58)-N(1))-methyltransferase TrmI, producing MSATGPFTVGERVQLTDAKGRHYTMSLTPGSEFHTHRGSIAHDAVIGLEQGSVVKSSNGALFLVLRPLLIDYVMSMPRGPQVIYPKDAAQIVHEGDIFPGARVLEAGAGSGALTCSLLRAVGPQGQVISYELRADHAEHARRNVSNFFSVSGAEGQLPDNWQLIVGDVADSELPDGSVDRVVLDMLAPWEVLDAVSRLVIAGGVLVIYVATVTQLSRAVEALRAQQCWTEPRAWETLQRGWNVVGLAVRPQHSMRGHTAFLVLSRRLAPGAVAPAPLGRKRAGRDG from the coding sequence GTGTCCGCAACTGGCCCGTTCACCGTTGGCGAGCGCGTCCAGCTCACCGACGCCAAAGGCCGCCACTACACGATGTCGCTCACCCCTGGTAGCGAGTTTCACACCCATCGCGGCTCGATCGCCCACGATGCGGTCATCGGTTTAGAGCAAGGCAGCGTAGTGAAATCCAGCAACGGTGCCCTTTTCTTGGTCTTGCGCCCGTTGCTGATCGATTACGTGATGTCGATGCCGCGCGGGCCACAGGTGATTTACCCCAAGGATGCCGCTCAGATCGTGCACGAAGGTGACATTTTTCCCGGGGCCCGGGTGCTGGAGGCCGGGGCCGGATCCGGTGCGCTGACGTGCTCGCTGCTACGCGCGGTCGGACCGCAGGGGCAGGTGATCTCCTACGAACTGCGCGCCGACCACGCCGAGCACGCCCGTCGCAATGTGTCTAACTTCTTTAGCGTCTCCGGCGCCGAAGGCCAGTTACCGGACAACTGGCAGCTCATCGTCGGCGATGTCGCGGACTCCGAGCTGCCCGACGGTTCCGTCGACCGGGTGGTGTTAGACATGCTGGCGCCGTGGGAGGTGCTGGACGCGGTGTCGCGGCTGGTGATCGCCGGCGGTGTATTGGTGATCTACGTGGCCACCGTCACCCAGCTGTCGCGGGCCGTGGAGGCTCTGCGGGCTCAGCAATGTTGGACCGAACCACGGGCGTGGGAAACGCTTCAGCGCGGCTGGAACGTGGTCGGCTTGGCGGTTCGGCCACAGCATTCGATGCGTGGGCACACCGCGTTCCTGGTGTTGTCGCGCCGGCTGGCGCCGGGCGCTGTCGCGCCGGCGCCGCTGGGTCGCAAACGTGCGGGGCGCGACGGCTAG
- a CDS encoding RecB family exonuclease translates to MTDPPALSPSRAADFKQCPLLYRFRAIDRLPEASSAAQLRGSVVHAALEQLYSLPAPRRGADTARSLVEPAWEQMIAAEPHLAGELDPEQRTQLLDEARALLSGYYRLEDPTRFNPQSCEQRVEVELADGTLLRGFIDRIDVAATGELRVVDYKTGKAPSAARALAEFKAMFQMKFYAVALLRSRGVLPARLRLIYLADGQLLDYAPDRDELLRFEKTLMAIWRAIQSAGETGDFRPNPSRLCEWCPHQDRCPAFGGTPPPYPGWPSLVPMRTPTRVATSPAASWE, encoded by the coding sequence ATGACCGACCCGCCGGCGCTATCACCGTCGCGTGCCGCGGACTTCAAGCAGTGCCCGCTGCTGTACCGGTTCCGAGCGATCGACCGGTTGCCTGAGGCATCGTCGGCCGCACAGCTCCGCGGCTCAGTGGTGCACGCCGCGCTGGAGCAGCTTTACAGCCTGCCCGCGCCGCGACGCGGCGCGGACACTGCGCGATCGCTCGTGGAGCCCGCGTGGGAGCAGATGATCGCCGCGGAGCCACACCTGGCCGGCGAGCTGGATCCCGAGCAGCGGACCCAATTGCTGGACGAGGCCCGCGCGTTGCTCTCCGGCTATTACCGGCTCGAAGACCCCACCCGCTTCAACCCGCAAAGCTGCGAACAGCGTGTAGAGGTCGAACTGGCCGACGGCACCTTGCTGCGCGGCTTTATCGACCGGATCGACGTCGCCGCCACCGGCGAGCTACGGGTGGTGGACTACAAGACCGGCAAGGCCCCGTCGGCCGCGCGAGCACTGGCCGAGTTCAAGGCGATGTTCCAAATGAAGTTTTACGCGGTGGCGCTGCTGCGTTCACGCGGTGTGCTGCCCGCCCGGCTGCGGCTCATCTACCTGGCCGACGGCCAGCTGCTGGACTACGCGCCGGACCGTGACGAGCTGTTGCGCTTCGAAAAGACGTTGATGGCGATCTGGCGCGCGATCCAATCCGCTGGTGAAACGGGCGATTTCCGTCCCAATCCGTCGCGGCTATGCGAATGGTGTCCGCACCAGGATCGTTGTCCGGCTTTCGGGGGGACGCCGCCGCCCTACCCCGGATGGCCGTCTCTGGTGCCGATGCGGACCCCTACTCGAGTGGCGACATCTCCTGCAGCATCGTGGGAATGA
- a CDS encoding FAD-containing oxidoreductase, whose product MSKHFDAVIVGAGQAGPALAGRLTAAGQRVAIVERKLIGGTCVNTGCIPTKTLVASAHAAQLARRGAEYGIGTGPVSVDMAKVKARKDDIMCKDREGVETWLASMDGCTVFRGHARFQDPHTLRVGLQDGEALLHADRVFLNVGGRAVVPDIPGLREVEFLTNVSILELDTLPEHLVIVGGSYIALEFAQMYRRFGARVTVVERGPRLAFREDEDVSAAIKEILEAEGIHVVVGANDMRIGKRDSDSGGFELTPSAGVAPIQGSHLLVAVGRRPNTDDLGLDAAGVHTDARGYIVVDDQLKTNVDHIWALGDCNGKGAFTHTSYNDYEIVAANLLDSDSLGTPRKVSDRITTYALYIDPPLGRAGMTVDQVRASGRKALVGKRPMTRVGRAVEKGETQGFMKVVVDADTHQILGAAIFGVGGDEAIHAILDVMSAKAPYTTLSRTMHIHPTVSELIPTMLQEMSPLE is encoded by the coding sequence GTGAGTAAGCATTTCGATGCGGTGATCGTCGGCGCCGGCCAGGCTGGGCCGGCTCTGGCGGGTCGGCTGACGGCTGCCGGACAGCGCGTGGCGATTGTGGAGCGCAAACTCATCGGCGGCACCTGCGTCAACACCGGATGCATCCCAACCAAGACGCTGGTAGCTAGCGCGCATGCCGCGCAATTGGCCCGCCGCGGAGCCGAATACGGCATCGGTACCGGGCCAGTCAGTGTGGACATGGCGAAAGTCAAGGCGCGCAAAGACGACATCATGTGTAAGGACCGCGAGGGTGTCGAAACTTGGCTAGCCAGCATGGACGGCTGCACTGTCTTTCGTGGTCACGCTCGTTTCCAGGATCCGCATACTCTGCGCGTCGGCTTGCAGGACGGTGAAGCCCTGCTGCACGCCGACCGGGTCTTCCTCAACGTCGGTGGCCGTGCGGTGGTGCCGGACATCCCGGGGCTGCGCGAGGTCGAATTCCTTACCAACGTGTCCATCCTCGAACTCGACACGCTGCCAGAACATCTCGTGATCGTCGGCGGCAGTTACATCGCGTTGGAGTTTGCGCAGATGTACCGCCGCTTCGGGGCCCGGGTGACCGTTGTCGAGAGGGGCCCACGACTGGCCTTCCGCGAAGACGAGGACGTCTCTGCGGCCATCAAAGAGATCTTGGAAGCCGAAGGCATCCACGTTGTCGTCGGCGCTAACGACATGCGGATCGGTAAGCGCGACAGTGATTCCGGAGGATTTGAGCTCACACCCAGCGCTGGCGTCGCCCCGATTCAGGGCAGCCATCTACTGGTGGCCGTGGGACGGCGGCCCAACACCGACGACCTGGGTCTTGATGCCGCTGGTGTGCATACCGACGCCCGCGGCTACATCGTGGTCGACGACCAACTCAAGACCAACGTGGACCATATTTGGGCGCTGGGCGACTGCAACGGCAAGGGCGCTTTCACCCACACTTCGTACAACGATTACGAGATTGTTGCCGCCAACTTGCTCGACAGTGATTCGCTCGGGACCCCTCGCAAAGTGAGTGACCGCATCACCACCTATGCGCTGTATATCGACCCCCCGCTGGGGCGCGCCGGCATGACCGTCGACCAGGTCCGCGCATCGGGCCGCAAGGCGCTGGTCGGCAAGCGGCCAATGACTAGGGTGGGCCGAGCGGTGGAAAAAGGTGAGACGCAAGGCTTCATGAAGGTGGTGGTCGACGCCGACACCCACCAGATCCTGGGAGCAGCCATCTTTGGAGTCGGCGGCGACGAAGCGATTCACGCCATTCTGGACGTCATGTCAGCCAAAGCGCCCTACACCACGCTGTCGCGCACGATGCATATTCATCCCACGGTCAGCGAGCTCATTCCCACGATGCTGCAGGAGATGTCGCCACTCGAGTAG
- a CDS encoding DUF4126 family protein: MTHYLVLLLALLIGVIAGLRSLTAPAVVSWAALFGWINLHGTWANWVGNLITVVVFTVLAVAELVNDKLPKTPPRTAPPAFAVRIMTGAFAGAVIGTAWGYLWTALGAGLVGAVLGTLGGYQARSRLVTARGGQDLPIALLEDAVAVLGGFAIVALTGSL, encoded by the coding sequence GTGACGCATTACCTTGTTCTTCTGCTGGCTCTTTTGATTGGCGTTATCGCCGGGTTGCGTTCCCTGACGGCTCCCGCGGTGGTTTCCTGGGCGGCTCTATTCGGCTGGATCAACCTGCATGGCACATGGGCGAATTGGGTAGGCAATCTCATCACTGTCGTGGTCTTCACCGTTCTTGCGGTCGCAGAACTGGTCAACGACAAGCTTCCCAAGACACCGCCTCGCACCGCGCCGCCGGCGTTCGCTGTCCGAATCATGACGGGCGCGTTTGCCGGCGCCGTAATCGGTACCGCGTGGGGCTATTTGTGGACCGCGCTTGGTGCCGGCCTCGTCGGCGCGGTGCTCGGGACCCTGGGCGGTTATCAGGCGCGTAGTCGGCTGGTGACTGCCCGCGGTGGACAGGACCTGCCGATCGCGCTGCTGGAGGATGCGGTCGCGGTCTTGGGCGGGTTCGCAATCGTCGCGCTCACGGGTTCTCTGTGA
- the hisG gene encoding ATP phosphoribosyltransferase, producing MLRVAVPNKGALSEPATEILSEAGYRRRTDPKDLTVVDPVNRVEFFFLRPKDIAIYVGSGDLDFGITGRDLVRDSDASVRERLALGFGSSSFRYAGPAGCDWTTSDLVGKRIATAYPNLVRKDLAAKGIEATVIGLDGAVEISVQLGVADAIADVVGSGRTLSLHDLVAFGDPLCDSEAVLIERGDRGSHDHRETVAARDQLVARIQGVVFGQQYLMLDYDCPRSVLDKATSITPGLESPTIAPLAEPGWVAIRALVPRRDINELMDQLAAIGAKAILASDIRFCRF from the coding sequence ATGCTGCGGGTCGCCGTTCCTAACAAAGGTGCGCTAAGCGAGCCGGCCACCGAGATCCTCTCGGAGGCCGGCTACCGGCGACGCACTGATCCCAAAGACCTTACCGTCGTCGACCCCGTCAACCGCGTCGAGTTCTTCTTTCTGCGGCCCAAAGACATTGCCATCTATGTCGGTTCCGGAGACCTCGACTTCGGCATTACCGGACGAGACCTGGTGCGCGATTCGGATGCGTCGGTGCGCGAACGCCTGGCGCTGGGTTTCGGATCGTCCAGCTTCCGTTACGCCGGCCCTGCCGGATGTGACTGGACGACGTCGGATCTGGTCGGAAAAAGGATCGCCACCGCCTACCCGAACTTGGTTCGAAAGGACCTGGCCGCCAAGGGCATTGAAGCAACCGTCATCGGACTTGACGGCGCCGTAGAGATCTCGGTGCAGCTTGGGGTGGCCGACGCCATCGCCGACGTGGTCGGATCCGGACGCACCCTGAGCCTGCATGATCTGGTGGCCTTTGGCGACCCGCTGTGTGATTCGGAGGCGGTGCTGATCGAGCGCGGCGATCGGGGCAGCCACGATCACCGCGAGACCGTCGCGGCGCGCGATCAACTGGTCGCTCGGATCCAAGGGGTGGTGTTTGGTCAGCAGTATCTGATGCTGGACTACGACTGCCCGCGCTCGGTACTAGACAAAGCCACCTCGATCACGCCGGGACTGGAGTCGCCGACCATCGCTCCACTAGCCGAGCCGGGCTGGGTCGCAATTCGCGCGCTGGTGCCCCGCCGCGACATCAACGAGCTCATGGACCAGCTTGCCGCTATCGGAGCCAAAGCGATTCTGGCTTCCGACATTAGGTTCTGCCGATTCTGA
- a CDS encoding phosphoribosyl-ATP diphosphatase: protein MKQSLAVKTFEDLFAELDERAHTRPAGSATVAALDGGIHALGKKILEEAGEVWLAAEHEPNDALAEEISQLLYWTQVLMISRGLSLDDVYRKL from the coding sequence GTGAAACAATCGCTGGCCGTGAAGACCTTCGAGGATCTGTTCGCCGAACTCGACGAACGTGCCCATACCCGACCGGCCGGCAGCGCCACAGTGGCGGCCCTGGACGGTGGGATACATGCACTGGGCAAAAAGATCCTGGAGGAGGCCGGCGAAGTGTGGTTAGCCGCCGAACATGAACCTAACGACGCGTTGGCCGAAGAGATTAGCCAGTTGCTGTATTGGACTCAGGTGCTGATGATCTCGCGCGGGCTGTCGCTCGATGACGTCTATCGGAAGCTATGA